Sequence from the Streptomyces sp. NBC_00440 genome:
TGACGCTCCGCACAGCGCCGTGACGCTACCCCAACGCGAGTTCCGGCGGGAGAGGGGTCCGGTGACCGGAATGTGGGGATATCGCGAGGCTCTGGAGGGGCCCAGCAGGTGAAATGTACCCAGATGGCGAAGTGTTGGGCACCCTCCTGACCGAACGGTAAGTTCCGCGAGGTGGAATCTCCACCGAATCTGTACGGAGAAGGCACGGAGGCCGCTCAACCCCTGTGACCTGCGGAGGTCATGTGGGCCGCACGTTCCGTCGGCGGCAGCGTCCCGTGACGTCGCTGTGATCCCGCTGTGACCGCGGGGGTGTCACCTGTGGTGACGGACGGTCACGAGGTGGCCGGAAAATGCAGAAGCCGGGGACAACGCGGAGGGTGCCCGAACGACTCGTTCGGGCACCCTCCGCGTTGCCGTGTGCTGTCCCGGGACGGGCCAGGGTCACCGGGCCGCGGCGACCTCCGGCTCCTCGGTGCGCACCACCGGCGCGGGCGCGGCCGGCGCGGGCCGCAGGAAGGCCAGTACGGCGATCCCGGCCACCAGGCCCAGGATGCCCGCGATGAGCGCGGCGCCGTTGAGCCCCGACGCGAAGGCGCTGTGCAGCGTCGCATCCGGGATCCGGGAGCGCAGCGCGGACGCTCCGCCGCCCGCCAGGACATGGGCGGCGGTGTGCGCCTGCGCGGAGGGGCCGGGCAGCGCCGCCTCCATCCGCGAGGTGAGCACGGTGCCGAACACCGCGACGCCCAGCGCGAACCCGAGCTGGCGGAAGGTGTTGACCGCGCCGCCCGCCATACCCGCGTTGCGCGGCGGTACGGAGGCGAGCGCCGCGCCCGCGAGCGCCGGCGACACCAGGCCGACCCCGATCCCGGCCAGCACGAGTCCGGCCGACAGACCGGTCCAGTCCGACCCCGCGTCCAGCGTGGCCTGGGCCAGCGCCCCTGCCCCGATGAGGACAAGACCACCGCCGATCACCAGCCGGGGCGACCTGCCGTGCAGCAGCCGGCCACCGAGCGCCGCCACCACGAAGGAGGCCACGGCCAGCGGCAGTACGGCGAGCCCCGCCCGTACCGGGCTCATCCCGAGCAGCGTCTGGAGCCAGATCGAGGTGTAGGGCAGCACGCCGAAGGCGGCCGCGTTGAAGGCCAGCGCGCCCACCATCACCACGGCGAACGACGGCCGGCGCAGCAGCCCCAGGTCGAGCAGCGGATGGGCGGCACGCCGTTCGACGACCACGAACGCGGCCAGCGCCACCACGGCGACGGCCACGGCGGCCCCGGTACGTCCGGAGATCCAGCCCACGGTGTCCGCGCGCACCACGGCGAACGTCAGGGCCCCGGCGAACACCGCGAAGGCCGCGG
This genomic interval carries:
- a CDS encoding MFS transporter, producing MRKWGPLIAVCLGTFMLLLDVTIVIVALPDMAGSLHASLSDLQWVIDIYALALAALLLGAGAAADVTGRRRLYAAGTALFALASLACGLSTSPAMLIAMRGLQGVGGAAMFATTLSLLGAAYQGRDRGVALGVWGAVSGAAAAIGPVLGGVLTQSLDWRWIFFVNLPVSAAAIWITLRTVTESQRQTDRKVDWAGTAAFAVFAGALTFAVVRADTVGWISGRTGAAVAVAVVALAAFVVVERRAAHPLLDLGLLRRPSFAVVMVGALAFNAAAFGVLPYTSIWLQTLLGMSPVRAGLAVLPLAVASFVVAALGGRLLHGRSPRLVIGGGLVLIGAGALAQATLDAGSDWTGLSAGLVLAGIGVGLVSPALAGAALASVPPRNAGMAGGAVNTFRQLGFALGVAVFGTVLTSRMEAALPGPSAQAHTAAHVLAGGGASALRSRIPDATLHSAFASGLNGAALIAGILGLVAGIAVLAFLRPAPAAPAPVVRTEEPEVAAAR